One window of Ignavibacteria bacterium genomic DNA carries:
- a CDS encoding ribulose-phosphate 3-epimerase, with protein MKKIKIAPSILNADFSSLRNSVQQLERGGADWLHLDIMDGHFVPNITFGPMIISSIKKITNLPLDAHLMLERPDDLLDSFAQAGCNHITVHVEACKHLYRTIQTIKKMGMKAGVSLNPATPAYAISEVLHDVDIVLVMTVEPGFGGQEFISSQILKVETIAEMIEPSQAELVVDGGITEQNVKSVVDAGATAFVAGYSIFKNKNIIQATQNLLRIANQNVRRMRK; from the coding sequence ATGAAAAAAATAAAAATCGCCCCATCAATTTTAAATGCAGATTTTTCTTCATTGAGAAACAGCGTACAGCAACTTGAACGTGGCGGCGCAGATTGGTTACATCTTGATATTATGGATGGACATTTTGTTCCAAACATTACGTTTGGTCCTATGATTATTTCTTCAATAAAAAAAATTACCAATCTTCCTCTCGATGCGCATCTGATGCTCGAGCGCCCAGACGATTTATTAGATTCGTTTGCTCAAGCGGGATGCAATCACATTACCGTTCACGTTGAAGCGTGCAAACATTTGTATCGAACAATTCAAACAATCAAAAAAATGGGAATGAAAGCAGGAGTGTCGCTAAATCCTGCAACGCCTGCTTATGCAATTTCCGAAGTGCTGCACGATGTTGATATTGTACTCGTAATGACTGTTGAACCAGGATTTGGTGGGCAAGAATTTATTTCGTCGCAAATTTTAAAAGTAGAAACAATTGCTGAAATGATTGAGCCGTCGCAAGCAGAATTAGTTGTTGATGGAGGAATTACAGAACAAAACGTGAAATCCGTTGTGGATGCAGGAGCGACAGCATTCGTTGCTGGATATTCCATTTTCAAGAATAAAAATATTATTCAAGCAACGCAAAACCTCTTACGAATTGCTAATCAGAATGTTCGGAGAATGCGAAAATAA
- a CDS encoding DNA-3-methyladenine glycosylase I, whose translation MKIEIKKRCQWADDDEMLQLYHDNYWGVPPRNDNELFERMTQQIFQAGLSWKIIWSKHKNFHKAFSKFSVQKVANYDKKELKRLLNDATIVRNRTKINATLENAKRIIKLKKEFGSFRKFLNTIPNELLACQKAMKEHFVFMGPEITRMFVFNIGKIPFPHEKQCWKNTNTRFAK comes from the coding sequence GTGAAAATCGAGATTAAGAAACGCTGTCAATGGGCGGACGATGATGAAATGTTGCAGTTGTATCACGACAACTACTGGGGAGTTCCACCAAGAAATGACAACGAACTATTTGAACGAATGACACAGCAGATTTTTCAAGCGGGATTGAGTTGGAAAATCATTTGGAGTAAACACAAGAACTTTCACAAAGCGTTCTCAAAGTTTTCTGTTCAAAAAGTAGCGAATTATGATAAGAAAGAATTAAAGCGATTGTTGAACGATGCTACGATTGTTCGCAACAGAACAAAAATAAATGCAACGCTTGAAAACGCAAAACGAATAATAAAACTGAAGAAAGAATTCGGAAGTTTTCGAAAATTTCTTAACACTATTCCAAATGAACTTCTCGCTTGTCAAAAAGCAATGAAAGAACATTTTGTTTTTATGGGACCGGAAATAACTAGGATGTTCGTGTTCAATATTGGAAAAATTCCGTTTCCTCACGAAAAGCAATGTTGGAAAAATACCAACACAAGGTTCGCGAAATAG
- a CDS encoding PASTA domain-containing protein → MKHNFREKIFRIPLFIVVALILLFTSFNYFLIPALVHSKETLLVPSVINMKKDDATRLLDSLGLKPLDGGIRKDQKIKPGRISLQTPFAGSAVRKGRRIYLVMSGGEEKVSVPSLKGKSLRDALFALERIGLLMGEPSYSVSDDYPAGTVFIQEIASGSTVSKGTQVSVVVSQGKSTDRVRVPDVTNKTLNEAIAFLKSKNFTIGKISFEHTIEFPPNTVLDQYPIPGDFVPFGATIDLFVSREKVKVTEH, encoded by the coding sequence ATGAAACATAATTTCCGAGAAAAAATATTTCGCATTCCTCTCTTCATCGTTGTTGCGTTAATCTTGTTGTTCACTTCATTCAATTACTTCCTCATCCCTGCGTTGGTACATAGCAAAGAAACATTACTTGTTCCATCTGTGATTAATATGAAAAAAGATGATGCCACACGATTGCTTGATTCGCTCGGTTTAAAACCCTTAGACGGAGGAATAAGAAAAGACCAGAAAATCAAGCCGGGAAGAATTTCGCTTCAAACGCCGTTTGCTGGCTCTGCCGTCAGAAAAGGAAGAAGAATCTATCTTGTTATGAGTGGAGGCGAAGAAAAAGTTTCCGTTCCTTCATTAAAAGGAAAATCGTTACGAGATGCGCTATTCGCTCTTGAGCGCATCGGTTTATTAATGGGCGAACCATCATATTCTGTTTCTGACGATTATCCTGCGGGAACAGTGTTTATCCAAGAAATAGCAAGTGGGAGTACAGTAAGCAAAGGAACGCAAGTTTCTGTTGTCGTGAGCCAAGGAAAAAGCACTGATAGAGTTCGTGTTCCCGATGTAACAAACAAAACATTGAACGAAGCAATTGCATTTCTCAAGTCGAAGAACTTTACCATCGGTAAAATTTCGTTTGAACATACAATCGAATTCCCTCCGAACACCGTTCTCGACCAATATCCCATACCGGGAGATTTTGTTCCATTTGGCGCAACAATTGATTTATTCGTATCACGGGAAAAAGTAAAAGTAACTGAACACTAA